A stretch of Haloprofundus halophilus DNA encodes these proteins:
- a CDS encoding DUF1616 domain-containing protein: MSRKNTGDAEDESARRSNARRLRDRFTAVSRSLSATNVVLAAALVFSVGTVAYSVSTDAQREQYTELYVLGDAGDGQPTASTYPDELVVDEPTRLLAGVENHEGTTQRYTLVVQLQRVDAESDSTPEPAVTETQRVGQFERSVDSGDRWRISHHVVPERRIGGERARLTYLLYRGDVPQRPTVENAYRTAHIWVSVSDE, translated from the coding sequence ATGAGCCGAAAAAACACGGGGGACGCGGAGGACGAGAGCGCTCGACGGTCGAACGCGAGACGCCTCCGAGACCGGTTCACCGCCGTCTCGAGGTCGCTCTCGGCGACGAACGTCGTTCTCGCTGCGGCGCTCGTGTTTTCGGTCGGAACGGTCGCCTACAGCGTCAGCACGGACGCACAGCGCGAGCAGTACACCGAACTGTACGTTCTCGGCGACGCCGGAGACGGTCAGCCGACGGCCTCGACGTATCCCGACGAACTCGTCGTCGACGAACCGACTCGGCTGCTGGCGGGAGTCGAAAACCACGAGGGCACGACGCAGCGGTACACGCTCGTCGTCCAGCTCCAGCGGGTCGACGCGGAGTCCGATTCGACCCCGGAACCCGCCGTGACCGAGACGCAGCGCGTCGGCCAGTTCGAGCGGAGCGTCGACTCGGGCGACCGGTGGCGGATTTCGCACCACGTCGTTCCCGAACGGCGAATCGGCGGCGAGAGAGCCAGACTCACGTACCTGCTCTACCGCGGTGACGTGCCGCAGCGGCCGACCGTCGAGAACGCGTATCGGACGGCCCACATCTGGGTGAGTGTGTCCGATGAGTGA
- a CDS encoding twin-arginine translocation signal domain-containing protein encodes MPSNSRRRFLAAAGIVGLAGVAGYYAHGSSRPDVNPATGLAQDTSQALNDEVVYIAGDASDLPNPPATTESLEDADAVLATATADRTKLAHAFRAGKPVAVAGSGANGAVHSLLDSVREDYSFGVEMVRARPVKVVVADPRGDTVETYTFVAEGGWDDPILDPFGWVLVGRVPECDTFVPESSMDDMFEYAGAAHIVGRLPTGETYASRSEASVSRQDADLFVRFQTKLHAAATDGYAVEEAVREVDFADDKRLTEVYPNTHTRKTACRSQMCRIRYGVCSQLRSHLQIRGPVVDLLAAGAFK; translated from the coding sequence ATGCCCTCCAACAGTCGCCGCCGCTTCCTCGCAGCCGCAGGCATCGTTGGCCTCGCCGGGGTTGCTGGGTATTACGCGCATGGAAGCAGTCGTCCGGACGTGAACCCCGCGACGGGCCTGGCTCAGGATACCAGCCAGGCGCTCAACGACGAGGTAGTGTACATCGCTGGCGACGCCAGCGACCTTCCGAATCCGCCGGCAACGACCGAGTCACTCGAAGATGCGGACGCCGTGCTGGCAACCGCGACCGCAGATCGGACGAAACTCGCACACGCGTTTCGCGCCGGGAAGCCGGTCGCAGTCGCGGGTAGCGGCGCAAATGGTGCCGTTCACAGCCTCCTCGACAGCGTCCGAGAGGATTACTCGTTTGGCGTGGAGATGGTACGGGCGCGCCCCGTCAAGGTCGTTGTCGCGGATCCACGCGGCGACACCGTGGAGACGTACACGTTTGTCGCCGAGGGTGGGTGGGACGATCCAATTCTCGACCCGTTCGGATGGGTGCTCGTTGGTCGCGTTCCCGAATGTGACACGTTCGTCCCGGAGTCGTCTATGGATGATATGTTCGAGTACGCTGGCGCGGCGCACATCGTCGGCCGCCTCCCGACTGGCGAGACGTATGCCTCGCGTTCGGAGGCGTCAGTCAGTCGGCAGGACGCTGATCTATTTGTTCGCTTCCAGACGAAACTGCACGCCGCAGCGACCGACGGATACGCCGTCGAGGAAGCCGTTCGGGAAGTGGACTTCGCCGACGACAAACGCCTCACGGAGGTCTATCCGAACACACACACGCGCAAAACGGCGTGCAGGTCGCAAATGTGTCGGATACGATACGGAGTATGTTCACAATTGAGGTCACACCTGCAAATTCGCGGGCCCGTAGTGGACTTACTGGCTGCGGGGGCCTTCAAATAG
- a CDS encoding polysaccharide deacetylase family protein, producing the protein MNPHTHPTNILSFDVEHWYSATLLGGNVGDSVDRIHESTDIVLDTLRRYDAVATFFIVGEVAETYPEIIRKIADDGHEIASHGQTHTPIFDLTPEQFEYELSASADALEWASGDRPIGFRAPNFSVTRETEWSIDVLESSDYVYDSSVFPMKTPMYGVSKGSLRPYLVNSERPFEPTTDTTTGESRLVEYPMAVTDTPFRLPVAGGFYARLFPIELLEWGIRRLNRRGIPATLYFHPWEFNPAVSTPDPPFANRFISFHGIDRTAAKLERLLQTFEFDTHASDLTGRGWRELATGLSTGNESI; encoded by the coding sequence ATGAATCCGCACACTCACCCGACGAATATTCTCAGTTTCGACGTCGAGCACTGGTACTCCGCGACGCTCCTCGGTGGGAATGTTGGCGATTCGGTGGACAGGATACACGAATCGACGGATATCGTTCTCGATACCCTCCGGAGATACGACGCCGTGGCGACGTTCTTCATCGTCGGTGAGGTTGCCGAGACGTATCCGGAGATCATTAGAAAGATAGCGGACGACGGACACGAGATCGCTTCGCACGGACAGACACACACGCCGATTTTCGATCTCACTCCGGAGCAATTCGAATACGAACTTTCGGCATCCGCGGACGCATTAGAATGGGCCTCCGGCGACCGTCCGATCGGATTTCGTGCGCCGAACTTCTCGGTGACACGCGAGACCGAGTGGTCGATCGACGTGCTCGAGTCGAGCGACTACGTCTACGATTCGAGCGTCTTCCCGATGAAGACGCCGATGTACGGCGTCTCGAAAGGGTCACTGCGGCCATATCTCGTCAACTCGGAACGACCGTTCGAACCGACGACGGACACGACGACGGGGGAGAGTCGTCTCGTCGAGTACCCCATGGCGGTCACCGACACCCCATTTCGGTTGCCCGTCGCCGGGGGGTTCTACGCGCGACTGTTCCCGATAGAGCTTCTGGAGTGGGGAATTCGGCGGCTCAACAGACGCGGTATCCCGGCGACGCTCTACTTTCATCCCTGGGAGTTCAACCCTGCAGTGTCGACACCCGACCCTCCGTTCGCGAACCGCTTCATCAGTTTTCACGGCATCGACCGCACCGCCGCGAAACTGGAGCGACTGCTCCAGACGTTCGAGTTCGACACACACGCATCTGACCTGACCGGCCGCGGCTGGCGCGAACTGGCCACTGGACTATCGACAGGTAACGAATCAATATGA
- the tnpA gene encoding IS200/IS605 family transposase, producing MVKSTRHAKYELYYHIVFVPKSGGIEDSADLAEQGSAQYRRSHLTEKTKERLKAIFAEICEDKGLELAESEVMPDHVHLFIGSPPKNAPSLIVNWVKGISARKYNQRYDDRVKWTRSYYVGAAGSASKGAVERYIAEQGDEDA from the coding sequence ATGGTAAAGAGTACCCGTCACGCGAAATACGAACTCTACTACCACATAGTGTTCGTGCCGAAATCTGGCGGAATCGAAGATTCCGCTGACCTCGCGGAACAGGGTTCCGCTCAGTATCGGCGTTCGCACCTGACGGAGAAGACGAAGGAACGTCTCAAAGCCATCTTCGCGGAAATCTGTGAAGACAAGGGCCTCGAACTGGCCGAGTCCGAGGTCATGCCCGACCACGTACACCTGTTTATCGGAAGTCCACCAAAGAACGCCCCGTCACTCATCGTCAACTGGGTCAAGGGCATCTCCGCCCGCAAGTACAATCAGCGGTACGACGACCGCGTGAAGTGGACTCGTTCGTACTACGTCGGAGCAGCGGGGAGCGCCTCAAAAGGCGCTGTCGAACGCTACATCGCTGAACAAGGGGATGAGGACGCATGA
- a CDS encoding phage NrS-1 polymerase family protein codes for MTTVELPDRAALPEALLARDQWVCWREENRSGKPTKIPVNPETKRYASTTDPDTWASFNVAYETATEKSGYGLGFVFTAEDPLVGIDLDDCRDPDTEEGVDWATEIINTLDSYTEISPSGTGYHVIVHGKLPGDRNRSGDVELYEDARFFTVTGDYVDGTPSTVCERDEELRAVHEAYVASTSASSVEGDRSDTLTQDDDSEPVRRSESDDDSGGSTTPPSSSNPVIDLDDETLLQKAQIAGNGEKFSRLWRGDTSGYESQSEADFALCSLLAFWTGGDERRIDHLFRDSGLMRPKWDEQHFADGSTYGEKTVERAVSGTSEFYSPQTSTEQTALQSTETATPSSSSPSGNRNAGSVSENSANSTHLENVREREQARIETITELEQTIQRLRGEIETLETELEAERSRRRALEQETGSSTGTSEGFLTRLRSALSWT; via the coding sequence ATGACGACAGTGGAGTTGCCTGACCGGGCGGCACTCCCCGAAGCGCTCCTCGCTCGTGACCAATGGGTGTGTTGGCGCGAGGAGAACCGCAGCGGGAAGCCAACAAAAATTCCGGTCAACCCCGAAACAAAACGCTACGCATCGACGACCGACCCCGACACGTGGGCATCATTCAACGTGGCCTACGAAACAGCGACCGAAAAATCTGGATACGGACTTGGATTCGTATTCACTGCTGAAGATCCACTCGTCGGTATCGACCTCGACGACTGTAGAGATCCCGACACCGAGGAGGGAGTCGATTGGGCCACCGAGATAATCAACACCCTCGACTCATACACCGAAATCAGCCCCTCGGGAACAGGCTATCACGTGATCGTCCACGGCAAGCTGCCCGGTGACAGAAACCGATCGGGAGACGTCGAACTGTACGAGGATGCACGCTTCTTTACCGTTACCGGCGACTACGTCGACGGGACGCCGTCGACAGTCTGTGAACGAGATGAGGAACTCAGAGCCGTCCACGAAGCATACGTTGCTTCGACATCAGCATCTTCTGTTGAAGGAGACCGTTCGGACACACTGACTCAAGACGACGACAGTGAGCCTGTACGGCGCTCTGAGAGCGATGATGATTCAGGCGGTTCGACAACACCACCATCGTCATCAAATCCAGTCATCGATTTGGACGACGAGACGCTCCTCCAGAAAGCACAGATTGCTGGAAACGGCGAGAAGTTCTCCCGGCTCTGGCGTGGGGACACAAGCGGTTACGAAAGTCAGTCGGAGGCTGATTTTGCGCTGTGTTCGTTGCTTGCCTTCTGGACTGGTGGTGACGAGCGACGTATCGACCACTTGTTCCGCGACTCCGGATTGATGCGACCGAAATGGGACGAACAGCACTTCGCCGACGGCAGTACGTACGGTGAGAAAACAGTCGAACGGGCGGTTTCGGGGACGAGTGAGTTCTATAGCCCGCAGACCAGTACCGAACAAACGGCGTTGCAATCGACGGAGACCGCTACTCCGTCATCGTCATCTCCCAGCGGTAATCGAAACGCTGGGTCTGTATCGGAGAATTCTGCTAACTCGACGCATCTCGAAAACGTTCGAGAGCGCGAGCAAGCGCGGATAGAGACGATTACAGAGCTAGAGCAGACGATTCAACGGCTTCGTGGTGAGATCGAGACCTTAGAGACAGAACTCGAAGCAGAGCGTTCTCGTCGACGAGCGCTTGAACAGGAGACCGGGAGCAGTACTGGTACCTCAGAGGGTTTTCTTACTCGTCTTCGTTCGGCCCTGTCGTGGACATAG
- a CDS encoding RNA-guided endonuclease InsQ/TnpB family protein, whose translation MKRVNTFEVVPQTKNDKECLLRLLDASASLWNELTYERRQNYFGDGDVWDTSEYRGQYNGVVGSATVQQVTRKNSEAWRSFFALKEKGEYANPPSYWGNEKDGRELRTYIRCNQYTIEWGKRSRLEIPVGQELKDEYGLGYHERLRLEVRGNPKWDGKQGRLELEYDEVSDTFRAFQPVTVPDSRLDSPLASEEAALDVGANNLVACSTTTGNQYLYDGRELFGRFRETTDEIARLQSKLREGRYSSRRIRRLYRQRTKRRDHAQNALVRNLVERLYDEGVATVYVGDLTDVRETHWSIRVNEKTHNFWAFKKFIHRLACVCEEYDISLEAESEAWTSQTCPECGDREETIRHGDTLTCPCGFEGHADLTASETFLRENSDCEIRPMARPVRFEWDDHDWSGKPHPHESPKEVRTNPQVASVGR comes from the coding sequence ATGAAGCGCGTCAACACCTTCGAGGTCGTCCCTCAGACCAAGAACGACAAAGAGTGCCTCCTACGGCTACTCGACGCCTCCGCCTCTCTGTGGAACGAACTCACCTACGAACGCCGTCAGAACTACTTCGGTGACGGCGACGTGTGGGACACTTCCGAGTACCGTGGACAGTACAACGGTGTCGTCGGAAGTGCGACCGTTCAACAGGTCACGCGCAAGAACAGCGAAGCGTGGCGGTCGTTCTTTGCCCTCAAGGAGAAAGGCGAGTACGCCAACCCACCGTCGTACTGGGGCAACGAGAAAGACGGACGCGAACTCCGCACCTACATCCGATGCAACCAGTACACGATTGAGTGGGGCAAGCGTAGTCGTCTCGAAATCCCTGTCGGGCAAGAACTGAAAGACGAATACGGACTCGGCTACCACGAACGACTCCGCCTCGAAGTCCGAGGCAACCCGAAGTGGGACGGCAAACAGGGTCGTCTGGAACTTGAGTACGACGAGGTGAGCGACACGTTCAGGGCTTTTCAACCAGTCACTGTCCCTGATTCTCGACTGGATTCACCACTGGCTTCCGAAGAAGCCGCCCTCGACGTTGGCGCGAACAACCTCGTCGCCTGTTCCACGACCACTGGGAACCAGTACCTCTACGACGGACGCGAGTTGTTCGGACGGTTCCGCGAGACGACCGACGAAATTGCCCGCCTACAATCGAAACTCCGCGAGGGACGCTACAGTTCCAGGCGTATTCGACGGCTGTACCGACAGCGGACGAAACGCCGTGACCACGCACAGAACGCACTGGTGCGCAACCTCGTTGAACGGCTGTACGACGAGGGTGTGGCCACGGTGTACGTGGGCGATTTGACCGACGTGCGGGAAACGCATTGGTCGATCAGGGTGAACGAGAAGACGCACAACTTCTGGGCGTTCAAGAAGTTCATCCACCGTCTCGCGTGCGTCTGTGAGGAATACGACATCAGCCTCGAAGCCGAGTCGGAAGCGTGGACGAGTCAGACGTGTCCCGAGTGTGGCGACCGCGAGGAGACGATTCGCCACGGAGATACGCTGACGTGTCCATGCGGATTCGAGGGACACGCCGACCTCACGGCGTCAGAGACGTTCCTTCGAGAAAACAGCGATTGCGAAATCAGGCCGATGGCACGGCCCGTGCGATTCGAGTGGGACGACCACGATTGGTCGGGGAAACCACACCCTCACGAAAGTCCCAAAGAAGTGCGCACAAACCCGCAAGTTGCCTCCGTGGGTCGGTAG